The genomic window TCTTTGAAAACTGTCTTGAACGCCTTCGCAATAAGATGAGAGTAATGAGTGATGACAGAACTGCCGCTGCAGCAAATGCTGCGATGACAATACCAACAATGGCACCTGTACTGAGACTTTTCTTTGTACCACGTTGCAATACTGAAAAGAAAGGAAAGCATCATGGGGAATGATTTCTACAACTGATGGATATACCAAGACAAAAGATTGCAACGAAACCAAGTATGGAGCATACCTTTCTCATACCACCCTGGGTCGAAGTTGATAAGTTCATAGGGTCCAAATATATCCGAGTCCGCGATGAGCCACCCTGTGAACATGTATCTCAGCCTCTGCACTTCACCCGAGTTAAAAAGAATGGTGTTGTTTGGGAACAGCTTCAGCGTCATCTTGAGCCTTGGGCCTTCTTCCCACATGAAAGTGGTGACTTCCAGCTGGTACGAGTTGAGAAAGAGCCCCGACGACAGGTACTCTTGAAACTGCGCTTCATAGGGAACAAAATCCCAGAATCCTGGACTCTTGAGCCGGTAATCCACGTAGAGTGGAACACCACACGAGCATGGATTTGGTGCCTTGAGTACGCTTTCTAAAGGAAGGTCGGTCGCGCATGGCGCACAAAGTGTGCTGTTATCGATGGAGCCTCCTCCGGGATTAACTTCTGGAGCTGATTGACAATACTGAGCTATGTTCAGTTGGTTCTGGGATTGACATACGGGGTTTCCAGATAACCTAAACATGCCATGTACATAaaggaaatatatatatatgtgagttaCTGGCCATTGCAAATAAATCGTGTGAATGACAGTCTTTTTTCAAACTGTAAGTTTGAGGAAattcacaagcaaacaaaaaactaGGTTGAATATCCAGTGTGTATTCTGAGACAAATAAACCTTGTAACACGTGGTAGATAAGGCTACTATTCAAACTGTTGGTAgctgcagtatatatatatatatatatatatatatatatatatatatatatatatatatatatatatattcttcatACTGTAGATGACATGTGGGAGCTAAGGCTACTATTCAAACTATAGTACCAGTCAACATAACATCAGGTTTCTTTATTAACCAAAGTTTGTGAGACCAATTCCTAGAATCCTTCTAACGCTACACGAAGGTCAAAGTTGGTTTTCCTAATTTAAAATTAAGAGAGCAATTGTTCAACAGAAATGCGTACATGATGGTAACATTAGCAGGGGGTGTAAGAGGATTTGACAGATTCGTGAGGGCGTTGTTCTGGAAATCCCTGCAAAATATCCAAAGAAATATGTCAATTAAACTGTTCTCGAGAGTCAAAGAGTTGAAAAGAAAGGTTCAACTTGTGGTGGTCTTACAATATCAGGCTTCTGTTTCCACTGAAATCGATGTTTCGCCAGACATCAGATGGGACAGAGCCATCCAAGTTATTATTGTCCAATGACCTGAATTAataccaaaaacaaaaaaaaaggtcAGCTGTCTGATTCGACTGATCATTATGAACAGTACTGGCATGCACACTGTTTAAAACTATGTCTGTTGGCTTAGACCCAAAGAAGGTACTCTAGCAAGCAGTTACTCTTTATTTACTTAAAAGGCAATATTATGCATGCTTGGCGTTACTTTTCAGGTACTTAATGTGCAAATTAGCAATGATTAGTCAAGTTTTCTGTTAGACTAATGTTAGGTACTAAGGAGGCATATTGTATTCGCTAATTCACTAGTACTATTGAGACCAAATGATCGAGCAATAATGAAGTAAGAGCCCCTTTTATAGAAATCTATCCCTATCAAACATTAAAGGACATTAAAGCATGGAGAACGTAATGTCAGACTTACAATCTTTGGAGATTAGGGAGGCCAGAGAAACTTGCAGGAATAGAACCGTTAAGACGATTGTGGGAAAAATCTCTGCACAACTTGCAAAACTGAGTGTAAGCTTAAAATAGGAGTTCCCTTAACTTGGGGGGGAAAGGGATCAATAAATCCCTTAATACATTGCAGTTCAAAAACGTTTTACATtaagggatggagggagtacttaagaAACAAAAGGGTTATTTGTTCTGTACATTGTAGTTATGTTGCTCGCTAGTTGGCCCGATGGTATGGGACCCGTCAACTGATTCCAACTAACATCCCTGAAAGAAACACCaacacaagaaagaaagaaagaaagaaagatgaGAGCAAGTGATAGCTACAAAATTCCCCCAAGTATCATGTGTAAGATTGTTCCATATAAGGTACTGTAATATGAAGTTCAGAATTCGATGCATACAAGTAACCAAGCTGCGGTATTCCACTGACATCAGGAGCAGGGCCTTCCAAGCTGCAGTTCCTCAAACTCCTGATGGAGGGACCATATCAATTAGTCATGTGAGCAGAGAGCTAAACAAAGCAGACAGATGTACAACATAACATACTTACAGTTTCAGAAGTGTGGTGATATTTCCATAAGATGGAGGAATCGAGCTTCCCGAGAAGTTGTTATTGTCTAGCTGGCTGGAATCATTTTCAAAACACGTAATTAGACGGAAGTGAATGTATATATCTTAAAAATGTGATGTGTAAAGAAACTATGAAAGTGAAATGGAAGTTACTCAAATTGCTATAGGTCTTCTGTACAGTTAGTTTTGAATTACTCATGGTATATAAATAACAGAAGAATGACCAAAAGAATAGCAGTTATATCAGCTTCCAGTGGTTTACTGATGGCAGGAAATAAAGCCGTAAAGGTCAGGGTAAAATCATAAGTAATCCCGAACAACTAATAACTGAGCTAATGCCAGTTAAAGCAACTTCCCAGTATTACTATTGAGCAAGTTATCATAAAGAACACTAGCCCGATTAGTAACTACAGTATTAATTTAAGCTACAGAAAAACAAATACAGAGGAACTACTTCTCATGGCCTTCATCTACAACCGAAAATCTTAGTCCGATTCATGATCAAAGATTGAATAATATTCGAACTACTGCACAATAGTTAGTAGGCTTCGTACATGATGAGTAGTTTCGGTAGCTGCGCTAATTCTGGAGGAAGATAGCCCGATAGGTTATTGTTATCCAACAACCTGCAAGCGATCGAATTATACTGTCAGATTGGAGTATGAATGAAAAAGATTTATTATGGTGGGTGCAGATGTCAGGTACTTACATGTGAACAAGCGAAGGTAGCCTTGACAATTCAGGTGGAATCTGACCACTCAATGAATTGTTGTTCATGTGACTGCACAGAAATTGGAAATCCATTAGGGTAACAAGGATCACGATTACAAGTTAACAGAGAGGCAAAAATATATTCTACTTACAAGTGCTTGGTTTTGTTCAGGTTAGCGAATGATTTAGGTATGGGTCCGGATATATTGTTCTGATCAATCTGAATCCTATTCAGGTTAGGTAGGAAGCCAATTTCCTCTGGTAAAGAACCAGTCAGCTGGTTCCCATTTACGAGCCTGCAAACATAAGCAATGGACACATTGTTACATGAGCAAAAACACCTGTCAAATCATCTATTTATTGGAAAATGATAACCACCATGTCCAACAGGAAGGATATGAAGGAAACTGATTCAGGTAGACCATGCTTGTTTGTAATCAAATCAATCAATGTTAGTAATCAGATTTGGAGCGACTTACAATAGTTCCAGAGAAGTAATGTTGCCCACCTCCTTAGGAATGCTCCCAGTGATTTTGTTCCACATGAAATCCCTTTGAAAGGAAATTAAAACTAGTCAGTCCCCCCTTCATTAACTGTGCAATCCATGCGATGCGATAATTAGGCAGCTGAACCGACTGCACTTACATAATTTTCATGCGGGAGAGCTGGCCAAGCTCAGGAGCTAAAGTCCCGGATAAACCCAGCCGTAGAAGCTGTCTGTAACCACATACACATAGTAGTAGGAACATATATTATATCAATGAGCAAGTGAAACATATTTGCATCACAGGAAGATGGGACATATATGAGAGATGACATACAGTTCTTGCACATGGAAGTATCCATCATCTTTTGCTGTTACGTTGTAACAGATAACACGGGTCCAATTTGCGACGCATGGATCTCCACGGTTCCAGCTGTTGAGAAATCCATTTGGATCACTCAAGCTGCCTCTGATAGCTCTCAAAGCATTGACTGCAGTTTGAACCAAATTAAATGCAGAGCAACCAGTTAGTTGTTCTCTAGCACTCATAACAATGCAAGAAGGATATATAGAAATGTAAACATAAGAAGAATATGTTATGTACCAAACCAAAATAAAAGAGGTATTTTACCTTCCCATGGTGCTGTGATCTGTGCGGCCGTCGGTTGCTGCACATGTGCGAAATATAATAATGTGAAGATATAGAAGGGCAGCATGGCGGCGTTGCAGAGGAGAGGAGAAAATTCGCCCAAGTTGTTGGCAGTAATATTCAGGTTTCAGCAATGCAGGCTGTCTCTGATGCCGGAGTTCATTTTCTGAAAGAAAGGAGAAGAGAAGAGTTACTTGTCCAGATCCAGTagcacaaaaaacaaaacaaaaaaatggtcATGGAAATGAAGTAAGTAAGGTGGAGGGATAGACAAAACGGTGAATCTAGACTGAAAGCCAGAATGGAGGCATAAACGTACAAAGCAGAAAGCAGGCATATTGAAAATTGGAAATCCTTTTGGTGATGCTCAGAGCAGCGCAAGGTAGTGTAATAACAAAGAAAGAAGCATAGATAGAGAGCATGAAGGAAGGTAAcaagggaggaaggaaggaagcaatcaatcaatcaatcatggaaggaaaggaaaggaaaggaaaggaaaggcAGCATACATAGAAAGTAAGTAATGAAGAGCAAGGTAATTAACAAGGAAGGAAACCAAGGAAGCTGGACTGACTCACCTGCAGGTATGAAGCTTTACGCAGGACGGACAAAGGCAAAACCGGCAAGCTGAGGAGCGGTNNNNNNNNNNNNNNNNNNNNNNNNNNNNNNNNNNNNNNNNNNNNNNNNNNNNNNNNNNNNNNNNNNNNNNNNNNNNNNNNNNNNNNNNNNNNNNNNNNNNNNNNNNNNNNNNNNNNNNNNNNNNNNNNNNNNNNNNNNNNNNNNNNNNNNNNNNNNNNNNNNNNNNNNNNNNNNNNNNNNNNNNNNNNNNNNNNNNNNNNNNNNNNNNNNNNNNNNNNNNNNNNNNNNNNNNNNNNNNNNNNNNNNNNNNNNNNNNNNNNNNNNNNNNNNNNNNNNNNNNNNNNNNNNNNNNNNNNNNNNNNNNNNNNNNNNNNNNNNNNNNNNNNNNNNNNNNNNNNNNNNNNNNNNNNNNNNNNNNNNNNNNNNNNNNNNNNNNNNNNNNNNNNNNNNNNNNNNNNNNNNNNNNNNNNNNNNNNNNNNNNNNNNNNNNNNGGACaataagcaagcaagcaagcaaagggtagagaagaagaagaggaggaggagagggatggTTGGGGATgcaccaagaagaagaaggattgaAAAATGGGAGGAGCAAGTAAGCAACAAACACGGATGGAGGGAGTCGAGTAGAGAGAGAATTGTCAAGTACAGTATTCTTGTATTGCGATTGGTTGGGGGATTGATTAATGGGGAGGAAAGGGACGGCAAGCTGAACCCTTTCTTTCTCTGATCTTTCTTCCTTTGTtgaatccaatccaatccaatccagcTGAAGACCATTTCCTTGTACTTGCTTCCTttgaatcaatcaatcaatcactcCATCCAAGCAAGCACAAAGGAAATGAGGAAGAGTTGAGTtggcttccttccttccttccttccttccttcctttgaACAACAAATCAAATCAATCCTTTCTTAATTTCCACACCAAAAGTAAAAAAAGCTATTGGTGATTGAAAATGAAGTGAGGAAAGCAAGAATTGAAAAGTGTGTGAGGCAAGGCAGGCGTCTCGTCTTGTGTTGTGGGGAGTTGTTGACTAATGTTATTACTAGTAAGCAAGCGTGGTTGGTGGAACCATTTGTTCCCCTGCTTCTTCCAGTGACCTCCCTCACCACCCACCGcataaatacgactagtaagtagtagtaCATTTGGCCATTgaatccatccatccatcaccccctccctccctcccattgATGTTGATATTGATGTTGATATTGATGTCAACCAAGCAAGGTACCTACATCAATGGCCTGGCCAGCAAAACAAACCTAATCTGCTAATCTAATCTAATGAataagagggagggagagggagagggagagggggaataCCTGAAGCTGAATGCCAGGCCGTCTCGCAGCCGCTGCCcatgctctctgccgccgccgccgcaatccCACCGAGGAACAACTCAACCTCAGGTCGCGCAGTGGGTGGGTAAGGTTGACTGGTTGAGTAGGGTTGGGTGGACGGTGGACCAAGGGAGGGAGGGAGTCAGGGGAAAattatggatggatggatggatagctgCTCACGTGACACAAATAACAACCATTTCATTAATAAACCATTTATGTGTTGCTCTTCTATCTTCCTTCTTTTTTAAGTAAGTAAAGTAAATTATTACTCACAACCACCACAAACATTACTACTGTAGTTTTGAATGAAGACAACAAAACTAAAACAAATGACCACCACTTCTGACCCAAGTGTGCAACAAATCGCAATaaagttttttaaaaaaatgagCCACGTCTAACATCAAAACTGACGGGTCAAGCCACGTCCCGAATGCAAGCGGCGGTGCACTGGATTGGATTTAGGTCGACCACACATGTTTCCCTCTCTCACTCACTTGCCTCTTTCATATACCGCGCACAAGCTGGCCATGGCGACTCGAAGAGGTGGTGATGGTGGCCCAAGCTTTGCCGGTGGCGCCGATGTAAGCAAATCCGGTCGCGGGCGCTTTGACGCCATATACGATTGTTCGGGCCGAACCTGCATCTGCATGGCAGCTACGACCTAGCTAGGTTCCTCCCTTCACCCACGCTACATTGATAGGAGTTTATTAATCTACCAGCAAGAAGAAGGAGTAATATTTTCCTTCCACGCGCCCTCCTCAGTAAAAAGTAATAAATGCCTGACAAGACAATGCTGAATAATTAAACCTTAATCCAACTTCACATCACATCAGCATGATAATTAAGCGCGTGGGAGAAATGGAACCGTTCAATTACTACTAGAGGCTGACGCAAGATTCACCGCGTCATTTTCTTGTAGGATTGTCTTGTTTTCTTTAGCGGGTATTTTGGTTTATCTGCTTTGTCTTGGATTTTAATTATGTTTTAGGGGAGAAATGGAACGATTCAATTTTTTTAGGGAAAGAACCATTCAATTACTACTAGTGGCTAACACGAGATTCGCCACGCCGGTCTTCACTCGTAGGATTGTCTTTTTTTTCTATAGCAGGTTTTTTGGTTTATCTAATTTGTCTTGGATTTTAATTATGTTTTAGTGGTGTTTTCTTTCTGTCCATATATCGTGTTGGGGTGTAGCTAGAGACACTATTTGTTCTTAGAATTATGTCTTAGTGGTGTTTTCTTTCTGTCCATATATTATCGTGTTGGGGTGTAGCTAGAGACACTATTTGTTCTTAGAGCAGAGTGGAGTTCTTAGAGCAGAGCCCCTGCGCCTCCGCTTGTCGGCCAATGCAAAACAATAGGGAAGCGCTTGCTCTGTGATGCACAATTTTTTCTGATAGCTCGGTCCATAGTTCGCCGGTCACAATTGACCGGTCCATTGTTGACTTTTTCAAATAAAATGTGATCTtttaaagaataaaaaaaattcataGGTTCGAAAGAAGTTTgtacatttaaaaaaatcatgaatttggaaaaacaaTTCACAAAATTTAGAAACAACAAATTTGAGAAAACTTCATGAAAATTgataaaaaaaattcaataaattgaAAAGTTCATGAAAATTGATAAAAACATTTTAAATAAATTGAAAAGTTCATGAAATGTGGAAAATAAAATCACAACTTTAGAAacaacaaatttgaaaacagttcatgaaaattgaaaaggttaaaaagttcatgattttttataaaattcacaaatttgagaaaaaatCACGAATTTCAATAATCAAAAGTTGACACGAAAATTGAATAAAATCAATTTTAAAAcaatcatgaaaattttgaaaacgTTCACGAAATTGATGCAACAAAAAACATATAAAAACGAAAACTAAAATGTAAACTAAAAATGAATAAAAGTGAGAAACCATTGAAATAAGAACAAAATGGACCGGCCCACTAGCTAGCAGTGTGGAGGATGCCTGCACCGCTTTGCTGAAACGCCTTTATGTGGCGCACCGGGCGCCAAATAAAATTTGGGGAGCTCATATTCCATGCTGAGACAATGAAACTGTTGCTCTAACGTTCATATGGGCCGGCCCACGAAGCTCTGGCTCGCGCATGCAGCTCGTCTCCCTGCTCCACTCTCTCGCTTAGCATATTAatcttgattttttttaaatgttgcaaacgaaaaaacatgtttttttaaaaaaatgtttgagaactgaaaaaatattcattgaTTTTAATACATATTCACAACATACACAGGCTTTATTTTTACAACAAATTACCTTTAGTTTCATTCTAGGATTAAATGAAGGGCATAATTCGGCATCAACATTAATGATGAATGATTCTGCTACCATATTATCGTGGAAATACATCAAACAAGATAACTTGTGGTtgggatggttaggtggacagtggtattccCAACCCACCAGAATTCAAATTCTGGTGCtcacattattcctggatttatttcaggatttccagctatgtgctttcagtgggaggagacgttcccgtcgacgacgagacgcctacagtggcttcgtaaatctcaagatgatatgccggctcagtctctcggaggtgctcatagggatagggtgtgcatgtgtgcgttcatagtggtgagtgtatgcgcgtgtatatgagcgcttgtgtctgtactgatgctcagaAAAAAAAGATAGACTGACGAGATATATATGCTTATGAGCCTATTTATTTACAAAGTTCTACTACAAACATAAACATGGAGGTTACAAATATTAGGGAGATATTAATAATACAAATTCGGTCACATACGCGTGCCAGTTAGTTGACACCATGTATCTATTACCCCTATAAAAGCACGAAAGGGCGGAGAACCAAATCATCCTATCCATCAAAACCTGCAATCTAATGGTCTACATCTCCCCTAGCATACTAAACGCGTTTCATGCTTTAATTATCCACCATGCCATTACGTTAattaattacccaccatgccattgGGTTAACATCCTCACGAACACGTCACTGCCCTCTGCCCTCTCGCGACCACGCCGACGGGGCAGTTTTGGCCACCGCCCACGCCTCGCCCCACCTATTCCCTACAGCCTCCCCGCCAGCCACCGCCTCAACATGTGCCTCCATCTGCACGTGCCGCTGGATCGCTGGCTGGCATGtctggggtgttgccccggtctgattcgttcaacggtaagggcttcacttttggtgagccaccttggaggtccgcaaagctgcatatcagcgatggagccgcgtcgagctcgggtgagaaggtgattcatcattcttttcttcggtggctactgtggtggtgccggaagcaggtgatgggcgttggtgtcaagctcagagatgttctgctatcttttcagttttgtcatgtcggtctttacgtgacttgtactttgttctttatgatatgaatgagacacgtattaccatgcaaaagaaAAAACATACGTGTGCCAGTTAGTTGACACCATGTATCTATTACCCCCGTAAAAGCACGAGAGGGCGGAGAACCAAATTATCCTATCCATCAAAACCTGCAATCTGATGGTCTACATCCCTAGTATACTAAACGCGTTTCATGTTTTAATTACCCACCATGCTATTACATTAATTACGTTAGTCGGGGCAGTTTTGGCCACGCCCCACGCCTCGCCCCACCTATTCCCTACAGCCTCCCCGCCAGCCACCGTCTCGACCTGTGCCTCCATCTGCACGCGCCGCTGGATCGCTGCCTGTCTGTCTGGAGTTCCTCGCGTCGCCATCGACCGCTTCACCGCCGACCCGACTGCAGGTGACGGCGCTCGTCTGCGTGGGTGCTACCTCTGctgccgccgcccccgcctccGCGGACTTGGACGCACGCGACTCATATCAACTTGATAAAGGGTGCAGATTGTCGGGGCCGCATACGCATATCTCACACCAAAACCCTGTATAGAATAGAGTAGAATAGATAGGTCAAGTCTTCTTGAATACAATCCAAACACTGACCATCCCTGAAGTTAAGCACTTGCAGAAACATTCATTTCTCCCATTGAAACATCTTGCAAtgttctagctagctagctagctaaaagaaaaaaaacaagttAAATTACTTCATTCCATGCATATATTTGGTGCAAGATTGAAGGACATAGATGAAATCATGAAGGGTGAACCTAACTGCATGCGGAATCTACACATGGAGCTCATACCAAGTTCTAACAACTATACGTACTGAAGGGCAAACTTACACTGAAAGCTTGCGCACTCATCTCCTACGTACCCAAGCTGTTGGAAGGGGTGACAAGGAGCTGGTATTGTAGCAAGATTGTGGTTCAGACTTTTGGTTGCCAAACACAATTAGTCAAAATAGTATATACGTGTATATCATGTAAGCAACACACAATTAGTCAAAATTGCTCTTGTTCAACATGCATGTGGACTAATGGCACAAACGACCCCTTGTACGATCGAGGCATTATTCATACATAGGCTGTGACCTTAGAGTACAAGCATCGA from Triticum aestivum cultivar Chinese Spring chromosome 3B, IWGSC CS RefSeq v2.1, whole genome shotgun sequence includes these protein-coding regions:
- the LOC123072926 gene encoding probable LRR receptor-like serine/threonine-protein kinase At1g06840 (The sequence of the model RefSeq protein was modified relative to this genomic sequence to represent the inferred CDS: added 37 bases not found in genome assembly), whose product is MLPFYICSALFTLLYFAHVQQPTAAQITAPWEVNALRAIRGSLSDPNGFLNSWNRGDPCVANWTRVICYNVTAKDDGYFHVQELQLLRLGLSGTLAPELGQLSRMKIMDFMWNKITGSIPKEVGNITSLELLLVNGNQLTGSLPEEIGFLPNLNRIQIDQNNISGPIPKSFANLNKTKHFHMNNNSLSGQIPPELSRLPSLVHMLLDNNNLSGYLPPELAQLPKLLIIQLDNNNFSGSSIPPSYGNITTLLKLSLRNCSLEGPAPDVSGIPQLGYLDVSWNQLTGPIPSGQLASNITTIDFSHNRLNGSIPASFSGLPNLQRLSLDNNNLDGSVPSDVWRNIDFSGNRSLILDFQNNALTNLSNPLTPPANVTIMLSGNPVCQSQNQLNIAQYCQSAPEVNPGGGSIDNSTLCAPCATDLPLESVLKAPNPCSCGVPLYVDYRLKSPGFWDFVPYEAQFQEYLSSGLFLNSYQLEVTTFMWEEGPRLKMTLKLFPNNTILFNSGEVQRLRYMFTGWLIADSDIFGPYELINFDPGWYEKVLQRGTKKSLSTGAIVGIVIAAFAAAAVLSSLITLILLRRRSRQFSKKRTAKRIPMKIDGVKDFTFEELSNCTNDFSESALIGQGGYGKVYRGVLADGKVAAIKRAQEGSLQGSREFFTEIELLSRLHHRNLVSLLGYCDEEDEQMLVYEYMPNGTLRDHLSAKARESPSFPMRLRIALGSSRGILYLHTEADPPIFHRDIKASNILLDAKFVAKVADFGLSRLAPLPDTEGSAPGHVSTVVKGTPGYLDPEYFLTHKLTDKSDVYSLGVVFLELLTGMQPISHGKNLVREVVAANQSGMILSVVDLRMGALPGECVERFAALGLRCCRDETDARPSMAEVVRELEAIWQMTPDTDGVPSESVAMDPTHTPASSSTATGSRMGHDQYDMSTSDVSGSNLLSGVVPSINPR